A region of Nitrospinota bacterium DNA encodes the following proteins:
- a CDS encoding molybdenum cofactor guanylyltransferase: MTQHIKTIAAILAGGASRRMGRDKSFIEVDGVMMIERVIGAVKPVCSDIVIIANQPEGFHHLNLPIYPDIITGMGPLSGLHSAFANTGADEIFLAACDMPYISPAVAEKILAYPMNGFDAAIPFVNGLEQGLLARYSTKAMERFNDRIAEGSIKFDEFRKGLHKTLIGEEVFKTVDSELRSFINLNSPEDMEQLSRRN; encoded by the coding sequence ATGACCCAACACATAAAGACAATAGCCGCCATTCTGGCCGGCGGGGCCAGCCGCAGAATGGGACGCGACAAGTCGTTTATCGAGGTGGATGGGGTGATGATGATCGAAAGGGTAATCGGAGCGGTCAAGCCGGTTTGTAGCGACATCGTGATAATCGCCAACCAGCCGGAAGGTTTTCACCACCTAAACCTCCCTATATATCCGGACATCATCACCGGCATGGGGCCTCTATCTGGACTTCATTCGGCTTTCGCCAACACCGGCGCGGACGAAATTTTTCTTGCCGCCTGCGACATGCCTTATATAAGCCCGGCGGTGGCCGAAAAAATCCTCGCATATCCCATGAACGGTTTCGATGCGGCGATTCCTTTCGTGAACGGCCTTGAACAGGGCTTGCTGGCCCGCTACTCCACCAAGGCAATGGAACGGTTCAATGACCGCATCGCCGAGGGATCCATCAAGTTCGATGAGTTTCGCAAGGGACTACATAAAACGCTGATCGGCGAAGAGGTGTTTAAAACTGTGGATTCCGAGCTACGGTCGTTCATCAACCTCAACAGCCCGGAGGATATGGAACAACTCTCCCGAAGAAATTAG
- a CDS encoding MoaD/ThiS family protein, with translation MATLKFFASVKDRAGREGMEVIVSAPTPLKTFLADAARAIGVDSAILTHPSLLFAINQEMQGLDAMVTNGDEVAVLPPLSGGL, from the coding sequence ATGGCGACACTTAAATTCTTCGCGTCCGTAAAAGACAGGGCTGGAAGAGAGGGGATGGAGGTTATCGTCTCGGCCCCCACCCCTCTAAAAACGTTCCTTGCAGACGCGGCCCGGGCTATTGGGGTGGACTCGGCCATATTGACACACCCCTCACTCTTGTTCGCCATAAACCAGGAAATGCAGGGGCTGGATGCGATGGTGACGAACGGTGACGAGGTGGCCGTCCTTCCGCCTCTTTCAGGGGGGTTATAG
- a CDS encoding DUF1924 domain-containing protein, with protein MRLLLACLLIVAATFTAGAGYALAAAADVLLDKYKTEGAKSFNAGRGEKLWNTEFTSKSTGKPVSCVSCHNAEFKKSGKHKETGENIEPLAPSVNRKRLTDTAFIEKWLKRNCKGTLGRECTPQEKGDLLLYIKKQ; from the coding sequence ATGAGATTGTTACTGGCATGTCTGTTAATCGTCGCGGCCACTTTCACCGCCGGCGCCGGATACGCGCTGGCCGCCGCCGCGGATGTCCTGTTGGACAAGTACAAAACCGAGGGCGCGAAAAGTTTCAACGCCGGGCGCGGCGAAAAGCTCTGGAATACGGAGTTCACAAGCAAATCCACGGGAAAACCGGTCTCCTGCGTATCCTGCCACAACGCGGAGTTTAAAAAATCCGGCAAGCATAAGGAGACAGGGGAAAACATCGAGCCTTTGGCCCCGTCGGTGAACCGCAAGCGGCTGACAGATACGGCCTTCATTGAGAAATGGCTGAAGCGAAACTGCAAAGGGACCCTTGGCAGGGAATGCACGCCGCAGGAGAAGGGCGATTTACTTCTGTATATAAAGAAACAGTAA
- a CDS encoding response regulator transcription factor, whose translation MKLLLVEDDPSLGRKLKDRLAAEGFTVDIIDNGADAAQIDPDGIYDAVILDLGLPGKPGLSALADWRRRGARVPVLILTARNAWNERVEGFKHGADDYLGKPFHVEELVERIKAVIRRSHSTTPGEKLSAAGLTLDEERQCVTMADGSTETLTGVEFRLLRYFMLNPGKVLARSSLIERVYDADSEKDSNVLEVYIRRLRLKIGEGMITTRRGQGYVFGEAA comes from the coding sequence ATGAAACTCCTTCTGGTGGAGGACGACCCATCTTTGGGCCGGAAGCTCAAGGACCGTCTCGCTGCGGAGGGTTTCACCGTGGATATCATAGACAACGGCGCCGACGCCGCGCAAATTGACCCCGATGGAATTTATGACGCGGTGATCCTGGACCTGGGTTTGCCTGGCAAGCCGGGCCTTTCGGCGCTGGCGGACTGGCGCCGTCGCGGGGCCCGGGTTCCGGTGCTGATTCTTACCGCCAGAAACGCCTGGAACGAACGGGTTGAAGGATTCAAACACGGGGCGGACGATTACCTGGGCAAACCATTCCATGTGGAGGAGCTGGTGGAAAGGATAAAGGCCGTTATCCGCCGGTCCCACTCCACCACGCCTGGCGAAAAGCTTTCAGCGGCTGGATTGACGCTTGATGAAGAACGCCAATGTGTCACCATGGCCGACGGCTCGACCGAGACTTTAACAGGAGTGGAGTTCCGGCTGTTACGGTATTTCATGCTCAACCCCGGCAAGGTTCTGGCGCGCTCCTCGCTTATCGAGCGGGTTTATGACGCGGATTCGGAGAAAGACTCCAACGTGCTGGAGGTTTACATACGAAGGCTCCGGCTCAAGATAGGCGAGGGGATGATAACCACCCGCCGGGGCCAGGGGTACGTTTTTGGTGAGGCGGCCTGA
- a CDS encoding molybdenum cofactor biosynthesis protein MoaE has translation MARLQRENFDIGAETSALIAKNGASGGTVAFIGTARDFSRGEKVVALEFEHYQGMAQKEMEKLEADAKNRFGVLDCLIIHRLGRIPAGENIVLIIAVGAHRPEAFDACEWLIDELKNRVPIWKKEIFVNGSHWVEPHP, from the coding sequence GTGGCCAGGCTCCAGCGGGAAAATTTCGACATTGGCGCCGAGACTTCGGCGCTTATCGCAAAGAATGGAGCCTCCGGAGGAACGGTGGCTTTCATAGGGACCGCTCGGGATTTTTCCCGGGGCGAGAAGGTTGTAGCGCTGGAGTTCGAACATTACCAGGGCATGGCCCAAAAAGAGATGGAAAAACTTGAGGCCGATGCGAAGAACAGGTTCGGCGTGCTGGACTGCCTTATAATCCACCGGTTGGGCAGGATTCCCGCCGGAGAGAACATCGTTCTGATTATCGCCGTGGGCGCCCACCGCCCCGAGGCGTTCGACGCTTGTGAATGGCTGATAGACGAGTTGAAAAACCGTGTGCCCATCTGGAAAAAAGAGATCTTCGTAAACGGCTCCCATTGGGTGGAACCCCACCCTTAA
- a CDS encoding transporter, whose amino-acid sequence MYEVLAHNPLLYLFIVAAVGYPLGRIKIFGCSLGVAAVLFAGLLFGSLHPELKLPEIIYILGLALFVYTIGLSSGPSFASSFRKEGVRNNALALGAIFFATVATVLAAWALNIKSTLASGMFAGSLTNTPALAAMLETLKSIAPKEVVEKALSEPVIAYSITYPMGVVGILLAITLAQRIWKVDYEAEAAKMKDVISGKEPLITRTFLVTRNEATYLTIREMFILYQWNAAFGRVKRSDDFFVAVGETKLMLGDLVAVVGPHDELEKISHYLGEPSAEHIEQEKGDLEVRRIFVSNPKVAGRKLKELKVDEKYCAVVTRLRRGDSDEVVSGSTILELGDRVRVVARRDRMAEVSAFFGDSYRAVSEVDIMTFSLGLAMGLLAGILPITLPGGTEVKLGFAGGPLVAGLVLGALGRTGPMVWNIPYSANMTLRQIGLVMFLAGVGTRAGYGFVNTFMDGGGLVIFFAGAVITFTTSMLALTVGYKLLKIPFGALTGMVAGIHTQPAALGFALEQARSDIPNLGYSSVYPAATITKILLAQLLLANSFLNF is encoded by the coding sequence ATTTATGAAGTTCTCGCCCACAATCCCCTTTTATACCTTTTCATCGTAGCCGCCGTGGGGTATCCGCTAGGGCGCATTAAAATATTTGGCTGTAGCCTGGGCGTGGCCGCGGTGCTTTTCGCCGGGCTTCTTTTCGGGTCGCTCCACCCGGAGTTGAAACTGCCGGAGATAATTTATATCCTCGGGCTGGCGCTTTTCGTTTACACCATCGGGCTGTCTTCAGGCCCATCCTTCGCCTCGTCGTTCCGCAAAGAGGGGGTGAGGAACAACGCTTTAGCCCTTGGCGCCATATTTTTCGCCACCGTGGCCACGGTACTGGCCGCATGGGCTCTCAACATCAAGTCCACCCTGGCCAGCGGCATGTTCGCCGGGAGTTTGACCAATACCCCGGCGCTGGCGGCAATGCTGGAGACGCTTAAGAGCATAGCGCCAAAAGAAGTGGTGGAAAAGGCCCTCTCCGAACCGGTGATAGCCTATTCCATCACCTATCCCATGGGGGTGGTGGGCATACTTCTGGCCATAACGCTGGCACAGCGGATATGGAAGGTGGATTACGAAGCCGAGGCGGCGAAGATGAAAGACGTGATATCAGGCAAAGAGCCGCTTATCACCCGCACGTTTCTCGTCACCCGTAACGAAGCCACATACCTCACCATCCGCGAGATGTTCATCCTTTACCAGTGGAACGCCGCGTTCGGCAGGGTTAAACGGAGTGACGATTTTTTCGTGGCCGTGGGGGAAACCAAACTTATGCTGGGCGATTTGGTTGCGGTTGTTGGCCCCCACGATGAACTGGAAAAAATATCCCATTACCTCGGTGAGCCTTCCGCGGAGCATATAGAGCAGGAGAAGGGCGACCTGGAGGTGCGGCGCATTTTCGTCTCCAACCCGAAAGTGGCGGGAAGAAAGTTAAAAGAGCTGAAGGTGGACGAAAAATATTGCGCCGTGGTGACGCGCCTTCGCCGGGGGGATTCCGACGAGGTGGTGTCTGGCTCCACAATTCTGGAGCTTGGCGACAGGGTGCGCGTGGTGGCCCGGCGGGACAGGATGGCCGAGGTGAGCGCCTTTTTCGGGGATTCTTACCGGGCCGTCAGCGAGGTGGACATAATGACCTTCAGCCTGGGGCTTGCCATGGGCCTTCTGGCGGGAATACTACCCATTACGTTGCCGGGCGGAACCGAGGTGAAACTTGGTTTCGCTGGCGGGCCGCTTGTGGCAGGTCTTGTTTTGGGGGCGTTGGGGCGTACTGGCCCCATGGTGTGGAACATCCCGTACAGCGCCAACATGACATTGCGGCAGATAGGCCTTGTAATGTTCCTGGCGGGGGTGGGCACCCGCGCCGGATACGGTTTTGTGAACACGTTTATGGACGGCGGCGGGCTTGTAATCTTTTTCGCCGGGGCCGTTATAACATTCACAACGTCCATGCTGGCGCTTACTGTTGGGTACAAGCTGTTAAAAATACCTTTCGGGGCCCTTACAGGCATGGTTGCGGGCATCCACACCCAGCCAGCCGCGCTGGGATTCGCGCTGGAACAGGCCAGAAGCGACATTCCCAACCTTGGTTATTCGTCGGTATATCCCGCCGCCACCATCACGAAGATTTTGCTGGCCCAGCTTCTGCTGGCCAATTCCTTCCTTAATTTCTAA
- a CDS encoding PepSY domain-containing protein: MGRLKSIMNLTAVVVLTAAVIFLPAGRSWAGEGHEKARKLKQAGDILPLEAILKKALAKKPGRALEVELEKERGGYVYEAEILDKAGVVWEMRLDAKTGAVLSIEKED, encoded by the coding sequence ATGGGACGATTGAAAAGCATTATGAACCTAACGGCGGTTGTGGTTTTAACAGCCGCCGTTATTTTCCTTCCAGCCGGGCGGAGTTGGGCCGGCGAGGGGCACGAAAAAGCCAGGAAACTCAAACAGGCTGGGGACATCCTGCCACTGGAGGCTATATTAAAGAAAGCCCTGGCGAAAAAGCCCGGTAGGGCTTTAGAGGTTGAGCTGGAAAAAGAGCGGGGCGGATACGTTTACGAGGCCGAGATTCTGGACAAGGCGGGCGTGGTATGGGAAATGCGGCTGGACGCCAAAACGGGCGCGGTTTTATCCATAGAAAAAGAGGACTGA
- a CDS encoding cytochrome b/b6 domain-containing protein produces MGKAERVKVWRLPVRLFHWGLAALFLLAFVTEDGSINVHAAAGYAAAGLVFFRLAWGFVDDGFGSIKAFLHKPADVMAHLSAMLTATHNRYLGHNPAAAAMAVALMALILATAGSGVLAYGAEEMAGPLGFLFSRGRGWEDELEDIHGFFANTTLAMAFIHLAGAALESVIHRENLVWSMITGYKTGFQKE; encoded by the coding sequence ATGGGCAAAGCGGAACGGGTGAAAGTATGGCGCCTTCCGGTGAGGCTATTTCATTGGGGCCTGGCGGCCCTGTTCCTTCTGGCGTTCGTCACGGAGGACGGGTCTATAAACGTTCACGCCGCCGCGGGATACGCCGCCGCGGGGCTTGTGTTTTTCCGTCTGGCCTGGGGATTCGTGGATGACGGGTTCGGTTCGATAAAGGCATTTCTGCACAAACCGGCCGATGTGATGGCCCATCTTTCGGCGATGCTCACGGCCACGCATAACCGGTATCTGGGGCACAATCCCGCCGCCGCGGCCATGGCGGTAGCGCTGATGGCGCTGATTCTGGCCACTGCGGGCTCTGGCGTTCTGGCATACGGAGCGGAGGAGATGGCCGGGCCTCTAGGCTTCCTGTTCAGCCGGGGCAGGGGCTGGGAGGACGAACTGGAGGATATTCACGGGTTTTTCGCAAACACAACGCTGGCCATGGCTTTTATCCACTTGGCCGGGGCGGCGCTGGAAAGCGTTATTCACCGGGAGAACCTGGTTTGGTCAATGATCACCGGTTACAAAACTGGATTTCAGAAGGAGTGA
- a CDS encoding diheme cytochrome c, giving the protein MGGKGITAMIILAVCGGIFMLAGGLALAERDFNGRLERDGHEDDDGHGPFETRKNMRGAHDVARTTSGLYKRECGSCHFAYQPGLLPVESWRKVMDGLTDHFGEDAELPPEEAKAIMKYLADNASDKSEYKTSVRITKSLRGKEPLLRISQTPYFTHEHDEIPRKFYSPGTKVKSLSHCNRCHVQADEGSYNEHEVNIPGVGRWDD; this is encoded by the coding sequence ATGGGCGGAAAAGGTATAACGGCGATGATAATCCTGGCCGTTTGCGGCGGGATTTTCATGTTGGCCGGTGGCCTGGCCCTGGCCGAGCGGGATTTTAACGGGCGTTTGGAAAGAGACGGCCATGAAGATGATGACGGTCATGGGCCGTTTGAGACACGAAAGAATATGCGGGGAGCGCATGATGTGGCCAGAACCACCAGCGGCCTTTATAAAAGGGAGTGCGGCTCGTGCCATTTCGCCTATCAGCCTGGCCTGCTACCTGTTGAATCCTGGCGGAAGGTGATGGACGGCCTTACGGACCATTTTGGTGAAGACGCGGAACTGCCGCCGGAGGAAGCCAAGGCTATAATGAAATACCTGGCGGACAACGCCTCGGATAAATCAGAGTATAAAACATCTGTGCGGATCACGAAGTCGCTTAGGGGCAAGGAGCCGCTGTTGCGTATCAGCCAAACGCCGTACTTTACCCATGAGCATGACGAGATCCCCAGGAAATTCTACTCGCCGGGCACGAAAGTGAAATCGCTCAGCCATTGCAACCGGTGCCATGTGCAGGCGGACGAAGGCTCGTACAACGAGCATGAGGTGAACATCCCGGGCGTAGGAAGATGGGACGATTGA
- a CDS encoding two-component system response regulator produces the protein MAEEKEIKQTILVVDDNEDNVFLLEHLLTAQGYAVIPAYGGEEAMKIIETRQTGVDLIVLDIMMPGMDGLEVTRRVKQSAELRIIPIMLLTAGRSNNEDVAKGLDIGADDYLIKPAERVELMARVRSLLRSKRLQDELTEKRRKLEEMNDHLQQLVEERTIEILLTRDAAIFGLAKLAENRDPETGAHLERIRNYTRALAQRLKKNPKFEPVVNDEFVGKIYQSSPLHDIGKVGIPDHILLKPGKLTPEEFEVMKRHSAIGGDSLAAAQRGDDSAENFLSMGRDIAYYHHEKWNGTGYPKGLKGEEIPLSARIMALADVYDALVSKRVYKEPMTHEDAREIIMHGSGTHFDPDIAQTFFAIEKEFKNIRADFEDEPVLRH, from the coding sequence ATGGCCGAAGAGAAGGAAATCAAGCAGACGATACTTGTTGTTGACGACAACGAAGACAACGTTTTTCTGCTGGAACACCTGCTGACCGCCCAGGGTTACGCCGTCATACCCGCATACGGCGGGGAAGAGGCGATGAAAATCATCGAAACCCGGCAAACGGGGGTGGACCTGATCGTCCTGGACATCATGATGCCGGGGATGGACGGGCTGGAGGTGACCCGCCGGGTGAAACAGTCGGCGGAGCTTCGGATAATACCCATCATGCTCCTTACCGCGGGCCGGTCCAACAACGAGGATGTGGCCAAGGGGTTGGACATAGGCGCCGACGATTACCTTATAAAACCTGCGGAGAGGGTGGAGCTGATGGCCCGGGTACGGTCGTTATTGCGCTCCAAACGGCTCCAGGACGAGTTGACCGAGAAAAGACGGAAGCTGGAGGAAATGAACGACCATCTCCAGCAGTTGGTGGAGGAGCGGACCATAGAGATTCTCCTCACGCGGGACGCGGCCATTTTTGGCCTGGCCAAACTTGCGGAGAATCGCGATCCTGAAACCGGGGCCCATCTGGAGCGGATAAGGAACTATACCCGCGCGCTGGCCCAGCGGTTAAAGAAAAACCCGAAATTCGAACCGGTGGTAAACGATGAGTTCGTAGGCAAAATATACCAGTCCAGCCCCCTTCACGATATCGGCAAGGTGGGCATTCCCGATCACATATTGTTAAAACCGGGAAAGCTTACGCCGGAAGAGTTCGAGGTGATGAAAAGGCACTCGGCTATCGGAGGGGATTCGCTCGCCGCCGCCCAGCGGGGGGACGATTCAGCCGAGAACTTCCTTTCCATGGGGCGCGACATAGCCTATTACCATCACGAAAAATGGAACGGCACTGGCTATCCGAAGGGGCTGAAAGGGGAGGAAATCCCGTTGTCCGCCCGCATAATGGCGTTGGCAGACGTTTATGACGCCCTGGTGAGCAAAAGGGTTTATAAAGAACCCATGACCCACGAGGACGCCCGGGAGATAATCATGCACGGGTCAGGAACCCATTTCGACCCTGACATAGCCCAGACTTTCTTTGCCATCGAAAAAGAGTTTAAAAATATCAGGGCCGATTTCGAGGACGAACCAGTCCTGCGGCATTGA
- a CDS encoding GNAT family N-acetyltransferase, with the protein MGDEFPPGGAPEGVFTRKAGLADLAALHKLDNALFPPDIAYDPETFLFYLLDKSSEVIMAGDSAGLAGFSIIKKESKTRANLVTIDVEQSRQGRGVGSLLLSMAHMAAATWGASQVVLEVDTGNLRATKFYEKHGYTKTRIHKGYYPNGADAWEMRKTLA; encoded by the coding sequence ATGGGAGATGAATTTCCACCAGGTGGCGCGCCAGAAGGCGTTTTTACCCGCAAAGCCGGCCTGGCGGATCTGGCGGCCCTGCACAAGCTGGACAACGCGCTTTTCCCTCCCGATATAGCTTATGACCCGGAGACGTTCCTTTTCTACCTGCTGGACAAGAGCTCCGAGGTGATAATGGCCGGGGATTCCGCCGGGCTGGCCGGTTTTTCGATAATCAAAAAAGAGTCCAAAACCCGCGCAAACCTTGTGACCATAGACGTGGAGCAATCCAGGCAGGGGAGGGGGGTCGGCTCATTGCTCTTATCCATGGCCCACATGGCGGCGGCAACCTGGGGCGCGTCCCAGGTTGTTCTGGAGGTGGACACAGGCAACTTGCGGGCCACAAAGTTTTACGAGAAACACGGTTACACGAAAACGCGGATCCACAAGGGCTATTACCCCAACGGAGCCGACGCCTGGGAAATGCGAAAAACCCTAGCCTAA
- a CDS encoding zinc dependent phospholipase C family protein: MPKEITHWSLARIAAKALGEGRARKAMEANPNLYLIGAITPDTPYYALFGVKGIFTPVGDNVHSVNGGNSFEHVGRILAAKPSGADENLALALGISTHILADAVFHPMVYYFTGDYADPDPERRKKAVARHRRLESLMDIYYVNKLTPPLDGLLKNMVNAKEAADSNVGRMLSRYFFGAESNAAQALEALSHHSWIQRSFFSQAVSTLIGAAGVFGGLDEYKALFYPPKGSATHEFFLTPISYLHPVTGDRDEVTMDQLEQRFVNKVLDFFSGVETALSDGTIMDFMAHTRGPSLETGMAETVRPPFKHFADPSIMAMFDI; encoded by the coding sequence ATGCCCAAGGAAATAACCCACTGGAGCCTGGCAAGGATAGCCGCCAAAGCCCTTGGCGAGGGAAGGGCCCGAAAGGCTATGGAGGCCAACCCTAACCTGTACCTTATCGGCGCAATCACGCCGGACACCCCTTATTACGCGCTATTTGGCGTGAAAGGGATTTTCACGCCGGTGGGAGACAATGTACACTCGGTTAACGGCGGAAACAGTTTTGAGCATGTGGGCCGGATCCTGGCCGCGAAACCCTCCGGCGCGGATGAAAACCTTGCGCTGGCCCTGGGCATAAGCACCCACATTCTCGCCGACGCGGTTTTCCACCCCATGGTCTATTATTTCACCGGCGATTACGCCGACCCGGATCCGGAACGCAGGAAAAAAGCGGTGGCGAGGCACAGAAGGCTGGAGTCGCTCATGGACATTTATTACGTCAACAAGCTTACGCCGCCCCTGGACGGTCTGCTGAAAAATATGGTAAACGCCAAGGAAGCGGCGGATTCCAACGTTGGCCGCATGCTGTCCCGTTATTTCTTCGGCGCGGAATCCAACGCGGCCCAGGCGCTGGAAGCCCTATCGCATCATTCATGGATACAACGGTCATTCTTTAGCCAGGCGGTCTCAACGCTAATTGGCGCCGCTGGTGTTTTCGGCGGACTGGACGAATACAAAGCCCTTTTTTATCCCCCTAAAGGCTCCGCGACGCACGAATTCTTCCTGACGCCCATCAGTTATCTGCACCCCGTAACCGGGGATAGGGATGAAGTGACCATGGATCAGCTTGAGCAAAGGTTCGTCAACAAGGTTTTGGATTTCTTTAGCGGCGTTGAAACAGCTTTAAGCGATGGGACAATAATGGACTTCATGGCCCATACGCGTGGCCCATCGCTGGAAACCGGTATGGCGGAAACCGTCAGACCTCCCTTCAAACATTTCGCGGATCCTTCCATAATGGCGATGTTCGACATCTGA
- a CDS encoding sensor histidine kinase → MGSLKARLTAGLSLGLVILFALQWVVVAGAIRKVAEDYARSRLEHDVETLLTAVSFDGRGSMSINGGLVNTVYQRPFSGHYYRIWSDGFVARSRSLWDEELPDETQPVGGKSIGRAPGPQGQTLITFTASFQKQGRVVRIAVAEDVTSMEAGLSAFRREYALMSAGALAIIIFAQYILVGMGLKPLFRARDDVLRLERGLVPAIGEDVPAEAKPLVMEINRLLAIMSARLERSRKALGNLSHAIKTPLSILSQISDGQTTPQSPSAREEVDRNIRVIHELVERNLAKARLAGSISPGGMFEPEKEIPELVSTLEKMYREKDLRILWRLNGDKKMAPADREDMVELIGALMDNACKWARAGVELSIEISEGTHIIVEDDGPGCPAELMEKLAKRGARLDESVVGHGLGLSIASDIVESYSGALSFGRSGKLKGFRADAMIPGSGMKVGDGN, encoded by the coding sequence ATGGGGTCGCTGAAGGCAAGACTCACCGCCGGGCTTTCGCTGGGACTTGTCATTCTGTTCGCCCTCCAATGGGTGGTGGTGGCGGGGGCCATCCGGAAGGTGGCGGAAGACTACGCCCGGTCCCGGCTGGAGCATGACGTGGAAACCTTGCTAACTGCGGTGTCTTTCGATGGGCGGGGCTCCATGTCCATAAATGGCGGCCTTGTAAATACTGTGTATCAGCGCCCATTTTCCGGCCATTATTACCGCATCTGGTCTGATGGCTTTGTGGCCCGGTCCCGCTCTTTGTGGGATGAGGAATTGCCCGATGAAACCCAGCCTGTGGGCGGTAAGTCCATAGGCCGCGCCCCAGGCCCACAGGGGCAAACACTTATAACCTTCACCGCATCATTTCAAAAACAGGGCAGGGTAGTGAGGATAGCCGTAGCCGAGGATGTAACTTCCATGGAAGCGGGTCTTTCGGCTTTCAGGCGGGAGTACGCCCTTATGTCCGCCGGGGCGCTGGCAATCATTATCTTCGCCCAGTACATATTGGTTGGCATGGGTTTAAAACCTTTGTTCCGGGCCAGGGATGACGTGTTGCGGCTCGAACGTGGTTTGGTTCCCGCCATCGGTGAGGATGTGCCAGCCGAGGCCAAACCACTGGTGATGGAAATCAACCGTCTTCTCGCTATCATGAGCGCCCGGCTGGAGCGTTCGCGCAAGGCTTTAGGGAACCTCTCCCACGCCATCAAAACGCCTCTTTCAATTCTTAGCCAGATTTCAGATGGGCAAACCACCCCGCAAAGCCCTTCGGCGAGAGAGGAGGTTGACAGGAACATAAGGGTTATCCATGAACTGGTGGAAAGAAACCTGGCGAAAGCGAGGCTGGCCGGTTCCATTTCACCGGGAGGGATGTTCGAGCCTGAAAAAGAGATCCCCGAGCTTGTGTCCACGCTGGAAAAAATGTACCGGGAAAAGGACCTCAGGATTTTATGGCGCTTAAATGGCGATAAGAAAATGGCCCCGGCGGACAGGGAGGACATGGTTGAGCTTATAGGCGCCCTGATGGACAACGCCTGTAAATGGGCCCGGGCAGGGGTGGAGCTTTCGATTGAAATTAGCGAGGGCACTCACATCATCGTGGAGGATGACGGGCCCGGCTGCCCGGCAGAGCTTATGGAGAAACTCGCGAAACGGGGCGCCAGGCTGGATGAATCGGTGGTAGGGCACGGCCTGGGGTTGTCCATCGCCTCTGACATCGTGGAAAGCTATTCCGGCGCTCTAAGCTTTGGCCGCTCCGGTAAACTCAAGGGCTTCCGCGCCGATGCGATGATTCCCGGCTCCGGCATGAAGGTTGGCGATGGAAACTAG
- a CDS encoding DUF523 domain-containing protein, whose translation METRKEKPKVGVSACLVGQFVRYDGGHKLNVPLMARLEEFFTLVPLCPETGIGLPTPRSPIRLVGTVEKTRAVLADNFNVGYTGPLENYARMVWSQTGGSLKGLVLKSRSPSCGVENVEILAEDGSTVMGKGIFARVFMEIAPGVPVAEDSALDKQEILETFIAQVLNLPPGNKRL comes from the coding sequence ATGGAAACTAGAAAAGAAAAACCAAAGGTAGGCGTCAGCGCCTGCCTTGTGGGCCAATTCGTGCGTTACGATGGCGGGCATAAACTGAACGTCCCGCTCATGGCGAGGCTGGAGGAGTTCTTCACACTAGTCCCGTTGTGCCCCGAAACCGGGATAGGCCTCCCAACGCCACGCTCCCCAATTCGCCTGGTAGGGACGGTGGAAAAAACCAGGGCGGTGTTGGCGGACAATTTCAACGTAGGATACACAGGTCCTCTGGAAAACTACGCCCGCATGGTATGGTCCCAAACCGGTGGGAGCCTTAAGGGGCTCGTGCTGAAAAGCAGGTCACCTAGTTGCGGGGTGGAGAATGTGGAGATACTTGCCGAAGACGGTTCCACGGTGATGGGCAAAGGCATCTTTGCCCGGGTATTTATGGAGATAGCTCCCGGCGTGCCAGTGGCGGAGGATTCGGCCTTGGACAAACAGGAAATCCTGGAGACGTTCATCGCCCAGGTGTTAAATCTACCCCCGGGAAATAAACGCCTCTAA